In Vibrio hippocampi, a single genomic region encodes these proteins:
- the leuS gene encoding leucine--tRNA ligase has translation MQEQYNPQDIEQKVQQHWDNNKTFVVSEDPNKEKFYCLSMFPYPSGRLHMGHVRNYTIGDVVSRFQRLQGKNVMQPIGWDAFGLPAENAAVKNNTAPAPWTYENIEYMKNQLKLLGFGYDWNREFATCTPEYYRWEQEFFTKLYQKGLVYKKTSSVNWCPNDQTVLANEQVEDGCCWRCDTPVEQKEIPQWFIKITEYAQELLDDLDNLDGWPEMVKTMQRNWIGRSEGVELKFEVKGQQDLEVYTTRPDTLMGVTYVGIAAGHPLAAVAAENNPELAAFIEECKNNKVAEAELATMEKKGMATGLTAIHPLNGREVPVYVANFVLMDYGTGAVMAVPAHDQRDYEFATKYGLDIVPVIKPVDGGELDVSEAAYTEKGVLFDSGEFDGLEFQAAFDAIAAKLEAEGKGTKTVNFRLRDWGVSRQRYWGAPIPMVTTEDGEVHPVPADQLPVILPEDVVMDGVTSPIKADKEWAKTTFNGEPALRETDTFDTFMESSWYYARYCSPQADDILDPEKANYWLPVDQYVGGIEHACMHLLYSRFFHKLLRDAGYVTSDEPFKQLLCQGMVLADAFYFENEKGGKEWVAPTDVNVERDGKGRITSAKDDQGRNVEHSGMIKMSKSKNNGIDPQEMVDKYGADTVRLFMMFASPADMTLEWQESGVEGANRFLKRVWKLVNEHTSKGAAEAVDAAALSGDQKALRRDVHKTIAKVTDDIARRQTFNTAIAAIMELMNKLAKAPQESAQDRAILDEALKAVVAMLYPITPHISYELWVALGEADIDNAVWPTFDEKALVEDEKTIVVQVNGKLRAKLTVAADATKEQVEELGLNDENVTKFTDGKTVRKVIYVPGKLLNIVAN, from the coding sequence ATGCAAGAACAATACAACCCGCAAGATATTGAACAGAAAGTTCAACAGCACTGGGACAACAACAAGACCTTTGTTGTAAGTGAAGACCCAAATAAAGAAAAATTCTACTGTCTATCTATGTTCCCTTACCCAAGTGGCCGACTCCATATGGGTCACGTGCGTAACTATACTATCGGTGATGTGGTCTCTCGCTTCCAACGCCTGCAAGGTAAAAACGTAATGCAACCAATCGGTTGGGATGCGTTTGGTCTACCAGCAGAAAACGCAGCAGTAAAAAACAACACCGCACCTGCGCCTTGGACTTACGAAAATATCGAATACATGAAAAACCAGTTAAAGCTTCTTGGCTTTGGTTACGACTGGAATCGTGAATTTGCGACTTGTACGCCTGAGTACTATCGCTGGGAGCAAGAGTTCTTCACCAAGCTTTATCAAAAAGGGTTGGTTTATAAGAAGACCTCTTCGGTTAACTGGTGTCCAAACGACCAAACCGTACTTGCTAACGAACAGGTTGAAGATGGCTGCTGCTGGCGTTGTGACACACCGGTTGAGCAGAAAGAAATCCCTCAGTGGTTTATCAAAATCACTGAATACGCTCAAGAGCTTCTTGACGATCTCGACAACCTTGATGGTTGGCCTGAAATGGTGAAAACCATGCAGCGCAACTGGATTGGTCGCTCTGAAGGTGTTGAACTCAAGTTTGAAGTGAAAGGTCAACAAGACCTAGAAGTTTACACCACGCGTCCAGACACACTAATGGGTGTGACTTACGTTGGTATCGCCGCAGGTCACCCTCTTGCCGCCGTTGCCGCAGAGAACAACCCAGAGCTTGCAGCATTCATTGAAGAGTGCAAAAACAACAAAGTAGCGGAAGCTGAACTTGCGACAATGGAGAAGAAAGGTATGGCGACGGGCCTTACTGCTATTCACCCATTGAACGGTCGCGAAGTCCCGGTTTACGTCGCTAACTTCGTATTGATGGACTACGGTACAGGCGCTGTAATGGCGGTTCCTGCGCACGACCAACGTGACTACGAGTTTGCAACTAAGTACGGTCTAGATATTGTGCCAGTCATCAAACCTGTTGATGGCGGCGAGTTAGACGTCTCTGAAGCCGCTTACACTGAGAAAGGTGTTCTGTTCGACTCAGGCGAATTCGACGGTCTAGAGTTCCAAGCCGCGTTCGACGCGATTGCAGCGAAGCTAGAAGCCGAAGGCAAAGGCACTAAGACCGTTAACTTCCGTCTACGTGACTGGGGTGTCTCTCGTCAACGTTACTGGGGCGCACCCATCCCAATGGTCACGACTGAAGATGGTGAAGTTCACCCAGTTCCAGCGGACCAACTGCCTGTGATTCTTCCAGAAGACGTGGTCATGGACGGCGTAACCAGCCCAATCAAAGCGGACAAAGAGTGGGCTAAGACTACATTCAACGGCGAACCGGCACTACGCGAAACAGACACGTTCGATACCTTTATGGAATCTTCTTGGTACTACGCGCGTTACTGTTCACCACAAGCTGACGACATCCTAGATCCAGAAAAAGCCAACTACTGGCTACCTGTCGACCAGTACGTTGGTGGTATCGAGCACGCTTGTATGCACCTATTGTACTCTCGCTTCTTCCACAAGCTTCTACGTGACGCGGGTTATGTAACGTCTGACGAACCGTTCAAACAGTTACTATGTCAAGGCATGGTACTGGCTGATGCATTCTACTTCGAGAACGAGAAAGGCGGTAAAGAGTGGGTTGCGCCAACTGACGTGAATGTTGAGCGTGACGGCAAAGGCCGCATCACGTCAGCGAAAGATGACCAAGGTCGTAACGTTGAACACTCAGGCATGATCAAGATGTCTAAGTCTAAGAACAACGGTATCGACCCACAAGAGATGGTCGACAAGTACGGCGCTGACACAGTACGTCTGTTTATGATGTTCGCGTCTCCAGCAGACATGACACTTGAATGGCAAGAGTCTGGCGTAGAAGGTGCGAACCGCTTCCTGAAACGTGTTTGGAAACTCGTTAACGAGCATACCTCTAAAGGCGCAGCAGAAGCCGTTGATGCGGCAGCACTATCAGGTGATCAAAAAGCACTTCGTCGTGACGTTCACAAGACCATCGCCAAAGTGACTGATGATATCGCTCGTCGTCAAACGTTCAACACAGCAATCGCAGCCATCATGGAATTGATGAACAAGCTAGCGAAAGCCCCTCAAGAATCCGCACAAGATCGTGCCATCCTTGATGAAGCACTTAAAGCCGTGGTTGCCATGCTTTATCCAATCACTCCGCATATCTCATACGAACTATGGGTGGCGCTTGGTGAAGCAGACATCGACAATGCGGTGTGGCCAACATTCGATGAGAAAGCACTGGTTGAAGACGAGAAGACAATCGTAGTTCAAGTCAACGGTAAGCTACGTGCTAAATTGACGGTCGCGGCAGACGCAACGAAAGAACAAGTTGAAGAACTTGGCCTTAACGACGAGAACGTGACCAAGTTCACTGACGGAAAAACTGTCCGTAAAGTGATCTATGTACCGGGTAAACTTCTCAATATTGTAGCTAATTAA
- a CDS encoding zinc ribbon-containing protein yields the protein MPKRKASYEEMFGDVVENLKHSPEELQHVLEKSGEVVEAANDMTKDEMALISAYIKSDLREFSDNYEQSKSGPFYTMIANSIWQGLLDITDRTKIEWMEVFQDLERQGLYQAGEMIGLGVLVCETCGHKMEYTHPTEITPCIKCGQTHFTRQLLKP from the coding sequence ATGCCAAAACGTAAAGCTAGCTATGAAGAAATGTTTGGAGATGTTGTTGAGAATCTTAAGCATAGCCCTGAAGAACTTCAGCATGTATTGGAAAAGTCGGGAGAAGTGGTTGAAGCAGCCAACGACATGACTAAGGATGAGATGGCGCTGATTTCAGCTTACATCAAATCCGATCTTCGCGAGTTCTCTGACAACTATGAACAGAGTAAGAGCGGTCCCTTTTATACCATGATTGCGAATTCCATCTGGCAAGGACTATTGGACATTACCGATCGCACCAAGATTGAGTGGATGGAGGTGTTTCAAGATCTTGAACGGCAAGGCTTATATCAAGCGGGGGAAATGATAGGTCTCGGCGTCTTGGTTTGCGAAACCTGTGGTCACAAGATGGAATACACTCATCCCACAGAAATCACGCCCTGTATTAAGTGTGGGCAAACCCACTTTACTCGTCAGTTGCTGAAACCCTAG
- the cysZ gene encoding sulfate transporter CysZ: MNKAATGFGYFHQGFQLAFTKGIRRYVVLPLLANIILVGGAMYYLFANLNAWIDGWLGNLPEFLAWLSYILWPLLALTILATFSYFFSTLANFIAAPFNGLLAEKVEEKLTGQVVSEEGMLGVVKDVPRIMAREWRKLLYTLPKAIGLFLLLLIPALGQTVGPILWFVFTAWMLAIQYCDYPFDNHKVPFNDMRMSMKQKQGKAYSFGALVSLFTSIPILNLCIVPVSVCGATAMWVQEFRDEYK; the protein is encoded by the coding sequence TTGAACAAAGCTGCCACTGGATTTGGTTATTTCCACCAAGGTTTTCAATTGGCCTTTACTAAGGGCATTCGTCGCTACGTCGTTTTGCCTCTGCTCGCGAACATCATTTTAGTCGGTGGCGCGATGTACTACCTATTCGCTAATCTTAACGCTTGGATTGATGGTTGGTTAGGTAACCTTCCGGAATTTCTGGCTTGGCTGAGTTACATACTTTGGCCACTGTTAGCTCTGACTATTCTTGCCACCTTTTCCTACTTCTTTAGTACCTTAGCAAACTTTATCGCCGCGCCTTTTAACGGTTTACTTGCCGAAAAAGTAGAAGAAAAGCTAACCGGTCAAGTGGTGTCTGAAGAGGGTATGCTTGGTGTTGTCAAAGACGTGCCACGTATTATGGCTCGTGAATGGCGTAAACTGCTTTATACCTTGCCTAAAGCCATTGGACTGTTTTTGCTGTTGCTTATCCCTGCTCTGGGACAAACAGTGGGTCCTATTTTGTGGTTTGTGTTTACCGCCTGGATGTTGGCAATTCAATATTGTGACTACCCATTTGATAACCACAAAGTCCCCTTCAACGACATGCGCATGTCGATGAAGCAAAAACAAGGTAAAGCGTATAGTTTTGGCGCGCTGGTTTCACTGTTTACTTCGATTCCAATTCTCAACCTATGTATCGTTCCTGTCTCAGTGTGCGGCGCGACAGCGATGTGGGTGCAAGAATTTAGAGATGAATATAAGTAA
- the zipA gene encoding cell division protein ZipA produces the protein MRFVLIIVGALAIAALLFHGLWSSKKEGQKKFGNKPLGKLDSADEPAYVAPEDDFEIIKKTRTEPDFGLAPEKSDYDPLDDYTPVEQEIEPEATIEPQFAQAQDEVKIEPTPEVVAPEPVSTAPIQEPPAFITKKTPVTENAVPTSKKIEPQLDLDSLDDDEESQPQSDVTQNAVQESVQDEQQDELQVIVMNVHCAGDQPFIGTQLFDSMSQNGLLYGEMDIFHRHADLSGTGKVLFSVANMMQPGTLKHDDPATFSTKGISFFMTLPCFGEADQNFKLMLKTAQQIADDLGGNVLDDKRNLMTPTRLDVYRKQIKDFNAARATA, from the coding sequence TTGCGATTCGTACTGATAATTGTTGGTGCCTTGGCCATCGCCGCACTACTTTTTCATGGTTTGTGGTCGAGCAAAAAGGAAGGCCAGAAGAAATTTGGGAACAAGCCGCTAGGTAAACTGGATTCGGCAGATGAACCCGCTTATGTGGCACCGGAAGATGATTTTGAAATCATCAAGAAAACACGCACTGAGCCTGATTTTGGACTTGCCCCAGAAAAGTCGGATTACGATCCTCTTGATGACTATACTCCAGTTGAACAAGAGATCGAGCCAGAAGCCACTATCGAACCGCAGTTTGCCCAAGCGCAGGATGAGGTGAAGATAGAACCAACTCCTGAGGTGGTGGCACCAGAGCCTGTATCGACAGCGCCGATTCAAGAGCCGCCTGCGTTTATCACCAAGAAGACGCCAGTAACCGAAAATGCTGTGCCAACAAGCAAGAAGATTGAGCCACAACTGGATCTTGATAGCTTGGACGATGACGAAGAGTCTCAACCTCAATCAGATGTCACTCAAAATGCGGTTCAAGAGTCCGTTCAAGATGAACAGCAAGACGAATTACAAGTCATCGTGATGAATGTTCACTGTGCTGGCGATCAGCCGTTTATTGGTACTCAATTGTTCGATAGCATGAGCCAAAATGGCTTACTGTACGGTGAAATGGATATATTCCACCGTCATGCGGATCTGTCAGGCACGGGCAAGGTATTATTTAGTGTTGCTAATATGATGCAACCGGGTACGCTTAAGCACGATGATCCTGCGACGTTCAGCACTAAGGGCATCTCTTTCTTTATGACTTTACCTTGCTTTGGTGAAGCCGATCAGAACTTTAAATTGATGCTAAAGACGGCGCAGCAAATTGCTGATGATTTAGGTGGAAATGTTCTTGATGACAAGCGAAACTTAATGACACCAACTCGCTTAGATGTTTATCGAAAACAGATTAAAGATTTTAACGCTGCCAGAGCAACAGCATAG
- the ligA gene encoding NAD-dependent DNA ligase LigA, which yields MSQQRLSELKEQLHYHGVKYYVEDSPEIPDAEYDRLMQSLLAIEAEHPEWVTLDSPSQRVGGLPLDSFNQVQHELPMLSLDNAFSDDDLDGFNRRIRERVNRTQIGAFCCEVKLDGLAVSLLYENGILVQAATRGDGTTGENITENVRTISAIPLKLQGDDIPTRVEVRGEVFMLKAGFEKMNQEALAKGEKVFVNPRNAAAGSLRQLDSRITAKRPLSFYAYSLGIIEGAELPQSHYQRFVKLKSWGFPMGPETKRVEDIEQVKAYHKAIQEKRESLDYEIDGVVIKVDDIDLQQQLGFVARAPRWAIAYKFPAQEEITTLNAVEFQVGRTGAITPVAKLEPVFVGGVTVSNATLHNADEIERLGVMVGDSVIIRRAGDVIPQIVAFVPDRRPQDAQAIRFPIDCPVCHSAIERIEGEAVARCSGGLVCQAQRKEALKHFVSRKALDVDGLGDKVIEQLVDREMVETPADLFGLSAGVLTILERMGPKSAQNVVNALEKSKETTLARFLYSLGIREVGEATAANLAAHFKTLDAIMVASHEQLIEVPDVGEIVAKHIRLFFAQESNQVVIAALIDAGVHWQDVQEPDQDVPQPLAGKTVVLTGSLSQLNRNEAKAALQALGAKVTGSVSKNTDILFAGDNAGSKLAKAQDLGVEVRTEQDLVDLLN from the coding sequence ATGTCTCAACAACGACTTTCTGAACTTAAGGAACAACTTCACTATCACGGCGTAAAATACTATGTCGAGGACAGTCCGGAGATCCCTGATGCGGAATATGACAGGCTGATGCAATCGTTGCTCGCCATTGAAGCAGAGCATCCTGAGTGGGTGACTTTAGATTCGCCAAGTCAGCGGGTAGGCGGTTTGCCTCTGGATAGCTTCAACCAAGTACAGCATGAATTACCGATGCTCTCTTTGGACAATGCTTTCTCTGATGATGACCTTGATGGGTTCAACAGACGTATTCGCGAGCGTGTCAACCGCACTCAAATTGGTGCATTTTGTTGTGAGGTGAAACTGGATGGTTTGGCGGTAAGCCTGCTTTATGAGAATGGAATCTTGGTACAGGCGGCGACGCGTGGTGATGGGACAACCGGTGAGAACATTACCGAGAACGTCAGAACCATCTCAGCGATCCCACTGAAACTGCAAGGGGATGATATTCCAACTCGTGTCGAAGTGCGTGGTGAAGTCTTTATGCTCAAAGCTGGCTTTGAAAAGATGAACCAAGAGGCGTTAGCGAAAGGGGAGAAAGTCTTTGTTAACCCAAGAAACGCTGCCGCAGGAAGCTTACGACAGTTAGATTCTCGAATTACCGCCAAGCGACCACTGAGTTTCTATGCCTACAGTTTAGGCATTATCGAAGGGGCTGAACTGCCACAAAGTCATTACCAACGCTTTGTAAAATTGAAGTCTTGGGGTTTCCCGATGGGACCTGAGACCAAACGCGTTGAAGATATTGAACAGGTGAAAGCCTACCATAAAGCGATTCAAGAAAAGCGTGAAAGCTTGGATTATGAGATTGATGGTGTGGTGATCAAAGTTGATGACATTGACTTGCAACAACAGCTTGGCTTTGTTGCTCGTGCTCCTCGTTGGGCAATTGCCTATAAGTTTCCGGCGCAAGAAGAGATCACGACGCTGAATGCGGTAGAGTTTCAGGTTGGGCGTACAGGCGCAATCACGCCAGTTGCTAAACTAGAGCCGGTGTTTGTAGGGGGTGTGACCGTAAGTAATGCCACCTTGCACAATGCCGATGAGATTGAGCGCCTCGGTGTGATGGTGGGCGATAGTGTGATTATTCGTCGTGCGGGTGATGTAATCCCGCAAATCGTGGCGTTTGTGCCTGATCGTCGTCCGCAAGACGCGCAAGCGATCCGTTTTCCGATTGACTGCCCGGTTTGTCATTCCGCCATTGAGCGTATTGAAGGCGAAGCCGTTGCAAGATGTAGCGGTGGCTTGGTTTGCCAAGCTCAGCGTAAAGAAGCGCTCAAGCACTTTGTTTCCCGTAAGGCCCTTGATGTTGACGGTTTAGGCGATAAGGTCATTGAGCAATTAGTGGATCGTGAAATGGTTGAAACGCCCGCGGATCTATTTGGTTTATCGGCAGGTGTCTTGACGATTTTGGAGCGAATGGGGCCGAAATCGGCACAAAATGTGGTTAACGCGTTGGAAAAGTCAAAAGAAACGACGTTAGCTCGTTTTCTTTATTCGTTAGGTATTCGTGAGGTGGGTGAAGCCACCGCGGCTAACCTTGCGGCGCACTTTAAAACGCTCGATGCCATCATGGTGGCGTCACACGAGCAGCTAATTGAAGTTCCAGATGTTGGTGAAATTGTTGCCAAACATATCCGCTTGTTCTTTGCTCAAGAAAGTAATCAAGTGGTGATTGCGGCACTTATTGACGCGGGTGTTCATTGGCAGGATGTACAAGAACCAGATCAAGATGTTCCACAACCTCTTGCAGGAAAAACGGTGGTGCTAACGGGGTCGCTGTCGCAATTGAATCGCAATGAAGCAAAAGCGGCACTACAAGCTTTGGGCGCTAAGGTGACAGGCAGTGTTTCTAAGAACACCGATATTCTGTTTGCTGGTGACAATGCGGGCTCAAAGTTAGCGAAGGCGCAAGATCTTGGGGTAGAAGTGCGTACCGAACAGGACTTGGTTGATTTACTAAACTAA